The genomic interval TGACGACGGACAATGCTTCGGTCGTGGCTGGTATCGGGAGTACAAGCAATCGTAGTGGCAGTGCGCTAGGATGACGTTATGATGGTCTACACGTGGTGGCGTTCGTTGGCTGCGTTTCGCGTGCGGATCGTCCTGAACTTGAAGGGTGTAACGGCGGAGGAGCGACAGGTCGATCTTCGCAAAGGCCAGCAGCACGATCAAGCGTTTCGAGCGGTCAATCCGCAAAGCGCCATTCCGGCGCTGGTGCTCGACGACGGGAGCACGCTGGTCCAGTCCATGGCCATCATGGAATACTTTGAGGAAGCGTATCCTGCTCCGCCACTGCTGCCCGCCGACGCTGCGGAGCGGGCGCGTGTACGTGCTCTGGCCCAGATGGCAGTGGCCGATGGCCACCCGCTGGTCACGCCGCGTGTTCGTGCGTACCTCGAAGGGGAACTTGGACACGGCGAAGCGCAATATTTGGCGTGGAGCCGGC from Bradyrhizobium arachidis carries:
- the maiA gene encoding maleylacetoacetate isomerase; protein product: MMVYTWWRSLAAFRVRIVLNLKGVTAEERQVDLRKGQQHDQAFRAVNPQSAIPALVLDDGSTLVQSMAIMEYFEEAYPAPPLLPADAAERARVRALAQMAVADGHPLVTPRVRAYLEGELGHGEAQYLAWSRHFMGAALMAMEEHLARDPQTGMFCHGDRPTLADVCLVSQVVGFSYFGGTADAFPVVRRINAACMRIDAFQRAHPLAQPDAPKA